From Micromonospora nigra, one genomic window encodes:
- a CDS encoding TlpA family protein disulfide reductase has product MTQTHAEAGRRYRFDTFRTALLLDDLTFGPDAPGPGDPVPAFDLPVVGGGRVRSDDLGPHPVLLVFGSRTCPVTESAGPVLRSLHAEYGDRVRFVLVNTREAHPGDTIGQPRTPAEKWRHAENLRRHHRLPFEVATDDIDGTLHRAVSPKPNSAYLLDPDGVIRFRAHWANDERGLRAALADLTAGRRPRRGRSRAMVGPLLRAVGHLPGVVRAAGAKVERDVWLAAPPLALLGRLSVLFGRLPHDRRGSAAAIALGVVGVLTLALALTATR; this is encoded by the coding sequence ATGACCCAGACCCACGCCGAGGCCGGCCGGCGGTACCGCTTCGACACCTTCCGCACCGCGCTGCTCCTCGACGACCTCACCTTCGGCCCGGACGCGCCCGGACCCGGCGACCCCGTACCCGCCTTCGACCTGCCTGTCGTCGGCGGCGGCCGGGTGCGCAGCGACGACCTCGGCCCCCACCCCGTGCTGCTCGTCTTCGGCTCCCGCACCTGCCCCGTCACCGAGAGCGCCGGCCCGGTGCTGCGCAGCCTGCACGCCGAGTACGGCGACCGGGTGCGGTTCGTGCTGGTGAACACCCGGGAGGCCCATCCCGGCGACACCATCGGCCAGCCCCGCACCCCGGCCGAGAAGTGGCGGCACGCCGAGAACCTGCGCCGGCACCACCGGCTGCCGTTCGAGGTGGCGACCGACGACATCGACGGCACCCTGCACCGCGCCGTCAGTCCCAAACCGAACTCCGCGTACCTGCTCGACCCCGACGGCGTGATCCGCTTCCGGGCACACTGGGCCAACGACGAGCGCGGCCTACGTGCCGCGCTGGCCGATCTGACGGCGGGCCGGCGGCCGAGGCGCGGGCGCAGCCGGGCCATGGTCGGGCCGCTGCTGCGCGCGGTCGGCCACCTGCCCGGCGTGGTCCGTGCCGCCGGAGCCAAGGTGGAGCGCGACGTCTGGCTCGCCGCGCCCCCGCTCGCCCTGCTCGGGCGACTCTCCGTCCTGTTCGGCCGGCTACCTCACGACCGGCGCGGCAGCGCCGCCGCGATCGCCCTCGGTGTCGTCGGGGTGCTGACGCTCGCCCTGGCGCTCACGGCGACAAGGTGA